TGCTGGACCCGGCCAGCTCGGCGGCGTGGCCGGTCAGCACCAGCGTCGGGCGGCCGCGATCTGCGCCCGACACCACCTCCACGTCGACCCAGCTGACCAACGGCCAGCCCTCGCCGAGGGCGTTGAAGGTTGCCTCTTTGGCCGCCGCCCGAGCGGCGAAGTGCTGTGCAGGATGCGGACGGCTGAGGCAGTACTCCTGCTCGGCCTTGGTGAACATCCGGTCGGCGAGCTTCGGCCAGGTCTGCATCCGGTCGGCCAGGC
This region of Actinomycetota bacterium genomic DNA includes:
- a CDS encoding 4'-phosphopantetheinyl transferase superfamily protein; translated protein: MIRLGIDIVDIARLADRMQTWPKLADRMFTKAEQEYCLSRPHPAQHFAARAAAKEATFNALGEGWPLVSWVDVEVVSGADRGRPTLVLTGHAAELAGSS